In the genome of Gloeotrichia echinulata CP02, one region contains:
- a CDS encoding ABC-2 family transporter protein, with product MKRIIRKALTLLSVYYAYTIEYRAEMILWVLSGSLPIIFMGIWIQAAQGGRFGLTPVDFARYFITVFIVRQFTVVWVIWDFEREIVEGKLSPKLLQPLDPVWHHVATHVADRFARIQFTLILVALFFILYPQAFWLPSLGKVLLFMLAVVLAFIVRFVIQYTFAMLAFWTERATALEDLWFLFYLFLSGLIAPLEVFPEPMRAIVMLTPFPYLVDFPASILMGLPVDLGRGFLSMLGWILLFLGLNRLLWRAGLKRYSGMGA from the coding sequence ATGAAGCGAATTATCAGAAAAGCCTTAACTTTACTTTCGGTTTACTACGCCTATACAATTGAATACCGAGCAGAAATGATTTTATGGGTTTTGTCTGGCTCTTTACCTATTATCTTCATGGGTATTTGGATACAGGCGGCGCAAGGTGGACGCTTCGGTTTGACACCTGTAGATTTTGCCCGTTACTTTATCACCGTTTTTATTGTTAGACAATTCACGGTTGTTTGGGTAATTTGGGATTTTGAAAGGGAAATAGTCGAAGGTAAACTTTCGCCCAAGTTATTACAACCGCTTGATCCTGTATGGCATCATGTTGCTACTCATGTTGCTGATAGATTTGCTCGCATCCAGTTTACTTTAATATTAGTGGCATTGTTTTTTATTCTCTATCCCCAGGCTTTTTGGTTGCCAAGTTTGGGTAAAGTTTTGTTGTTTATGTTGGCTGTAGTGCTGGCTTTTATTGTAAGGTTTGTCATTCAATACACCTTTGCAATGTTAGCCTTTTGGACGGAAAGAGCTACTGCTTTGGAAGATTTATGGTTCTTGTTTTATTTGTTTTTGTCTGGATTGATTGCGCCTTTAGAGGTATTTCCTGAACCTATGCGAGCAATAGTTATGTTGACGCCTTTTCCTTATTTAGTTGATTTCCCTGCGAGTATTTTGATGGGGCTACCTGTGGATTTAGGAAGAGGATTTTTGTCAATGTTGGGTTGGATCTTGTTATTTTTAGGTCTGAATCGGTTGCTATGGCGTGCGGGTTTGAAGCGGTATTCTGGGATGGGAGCGTGA
- a CDS encoding GUN4 domain-containing protein, giving the protein MAPEQEKGREVFASDLYSLGVTCICLLTNASAVKLFDDGSNSWEWRSRSKKVSDKLGKILDNLLELGTAKRYKSADEVIQEIALQSPRGSSNASGKKKPQVTIWHKIASLGAGAQGFAALVSLLIALGLIKVFSPSTLTDILSQVPLASERGLNYSQLREYLRQKNWQAADADTYEVLLKIAGEKSQSRGYINYDEIKSMPCTELKTIDDLWRKASDGKLGFSAQQLIYQQQGQNWQKMYDQVGWGSLISGIFSKTVEQEFNWQTRRFQYKSGMEPKFQNPPAGHLPVTASLVRGNAFPQFAEICKF; this is encoded by the coding sequence ATGGCTCCAGAACAAGAAAAAGGCAGAGAAGTTTTTGCAAGTGATTTGTATAGCTTAGGAGTTACTTGTATTTGCCTGTTAACCAATGCTTCTGCAGTTAAGCTTTTTGATGATGGGAGTAACTCTTGGGAGTGGCGAAGTCGCAGTAAGAAAGTTAGCGATAAGTTAGGTAAAATCTTAGACAATTTACTAGAATTAGGCACAGCAAAACGCTATAAATCAGCCGATGAAGTTATACAAGAAATAGCTTTACAATCACCACGAGGATCATCAAACGCATCTGGCAAGAAAAAACCACAAGTCACAATTTGGCATAAAATAGCATCATTAGGAGCAGGAGCGCAAGGATTTGCAGCATTAGTCAGCCTTTTGATTGCTTTAGGATTAATTAAGGTTTTTAGTCCTTCTACACTAACTGATATACTTTCTCAAGTCCCTCTTGCTTCTGAACGAGGACTAAACTACAGTCAGTTACGCGAATATTTGCGCCAAAAAAATTGGCAAGCAGCGGATGCAGATACTTATGAAGTATTATTAAAAATAGCCGGAGAAAAATCACAATCACGAGGCTACATTAATTACGATGAAATAAAGAGTATGCCCTGTACTGAGTTAAAAACAATTGATGATCTCTGGCGTAAAGCTAGTGATGGAAAGTTAGGTTTCAGCGCCCAACAACTAATTTATCAGCAGCAGGGACAAAACTGGCAAAAGATGTACGATCAGGTTGGATGGGGAAGTTTGATAAGTGGAATCTTTAGCAAGACTGTGGAGCAAGAGTTCAACTGGCAAACTAGAAGATTCCAGTATAAGTCAGGAATGGAGCCAAAATTCCAAAATCCTCCAGCAGGACATCTACCTGTAACTGCTAGTTTAGTTCGAGGAAACGCATTTCCACAGTTTGCAGAGATTTGTAAGTTTTAG